DNA from Thermodesulfobacteriota bacterium:
AGAAGTCGGGCTCGCTGCAAAAGAATTGGCAGTTAAAAATGAAAAATTCTATATCAAAGGGAAAAGATCTAAAGCTATTGCAGATGCCAATGGAGATATGCTCGCAGCCATCATACAGGCAAGTGTCACATATTACAGCGATGCTTATAAAAAAGTGACTTCACGGATGCATGGGGAAGAGCTTGGAGACAATCTTAATGAAATAGGAGAGATAGTTGCCAGATTTTCGAAAATGACGGAACCGATCATTAAGGATTTTCTTGCATCTGTGGTGCGAGGTAGAAATCCTATGACAGTATTAGATGTGGGGTGCGGTTCCGGCTTCTTATTACGCAGCGTTTATGAAATTAACAGTAATGCAAACGGTATAGGTTTGGACATTGATGAAGCAGTTGTTGATCAGGCAAAGAATAACATCAACGCATGGGGCCTGACAGATCAATTCAAAATTCATCATGGAAACATATCCAGCTTTTCTGAAAAAGTAGGCCCTTTCGATCTGATTTCATTAATAAATATACTTTATTATTTCAACGAAGAAGATCGTTATGATTTAATGAATAATCTGTGTAAAAAGCTATCGCCTAACGGTATTTTAATAGTTGTCATGAATTTCCACAGTAAGGGGAAGGACATTGGTGCGGCGAACTTGAATGTGGTTAATAACTCTTTAATAGGGCTGACTCCTCTTCCTGACATAGATGAAATTAAATCGCTTTTGGAGCAATGTGGTTTATCTAAAACCAAGATTCATCAATTCATGCCTGGAAGCTCATTTTTGGGATTAGTTGCCTACAATTCATGAAAGTTGAAAAAAGGATAACAACTATATCAACTCGGACTGGCTATTCCGCTGCGCTCCATTACCAGCCGCCTATACGGGGTGTTATTTTTTTTAATAAGCCACCAGGAGAGTAAAATGGAATATCAAGAAATTTTGAGTTTTCTTGCACCTTGCGGATTAAGCTGTAGTAAATGTTTTGCCTTTACAAAAGGAGATATCAGTTTTCATAGTAAGGAACTACAAAAACTACTTGGAAATTTTGATATTTATGCCGAACGTTTTTCAGCCTTCCTGCCAGAATTCAAGGAGTACCCATCATTTAAAAGGTTGCTCGCGTATTTTGCCGCCCCAGACTGTATAGGTTGTCGGCAAGGTACATGCAAATATCCTAATTGTGGTGTAATTGATTGTTATAAGGATAAGGGCGTAGATTTTTGTTTTCAATGTGACGATTTTCCTTGTGATAAAACAAATTTTGATCCTCACTTGGAAAAAAGATGGCTCCAAATGAACAATCGCATGAAGGAAGTAGGCGTTGAAGCATATTACGAAGAAACCAAAGATATAGGTAGATATCTATAGAACGTATGTATGGTTTAATAAACTGAAACATAACAACAGGTTCCATCAGGCCACCCGAACTATGCCGTTTTTGAAAGTCATTGCTTTTAAGTAATATTTCATTGTTTTAAATGGTGTCGTTGTAAGCTGACGGATGCTGAAGCGGGGGCGCCTCTAAATAGGGAAGTAAAATAAGGAGAGATATGTCATGAAGATATTTGTTCTTTGTTTATGTATCGTTTGTAGTATTGTTGCTATTGCAATTTATACCTACGCTCTTAAACTTCGTATAAAAGAGTTAAAAAAGAAGGAGACGAATAATTTGGAACTTAAAAAGAATGATACATAAAATCGAATTTATTACACCGGCCCTTTCAATATTTTTATATGGGATAGTCAGGTGGTAGAAGTTTAGAGAATAAAAAATTCTTAAAATAATAAAGTAATTTTATAGATAAGCTATTAATTATAAGGATGTGAAGCATGACAGAAGCGATACATTTGCGGTACAAAAAGACACCATTACTCTCTTTTTTAAAAGTTCTCTTATACGCATTTTGGGGTAAATCGAAAAACTTCAATGGTAAGGAGTCTATTCCTTCCATATCCGCGACATTGACTAGAATGGAGATTAACCGAAAACATTTATCTCGGTTCAATAAAATTTGTAATATAAAAAATAGTGATGAACTTTCATTAATCTACCCAATAACCTTAGCATTTCCTTTGTTTCAGAGAATACTCAGCCTGAAACAAGCTCCCTTATCCATGTTCAACGTATTAGGTAAATATTTAAAAATCATACAATACAGAGAAATTGGTACTGATGAAAAATTTGATATTTTTTGTGAAATTTCGAGTATTAGAATTGTTTCAAAAGGATTAGAAATAGATCTTTCTGCTGTCATTAAAATCGCAGAAAAAACTGTTTGGACAGCCACGGAAACATTCTTTTATAGAGGATATTTCGGAGAACCTGATACAAACATTGAAAAGGTCGCATTCGAATCCATTCCTGACGCAAAGATAATTGCCGAGTGGTTTCTGCATAGTGGGAATGGCTTTCGTTTTGCCCGGATTTCTGGCGATGGGAACGGTATTCACTATTCCAAGTTTTATGCACGGTTATTCGGTTTTGAGAGAGACTTTGCACAGCCCTTTCTCATTTTGGGAAACACCCTAAAGTATTTAAATAATAATGAGAAAAATGCAGCTATTTCCCTTAGCGTTGCTTTCAAGGGGCAGTTTTATTATGACAAAAATGTTACTATCAAAGGCGTAAAAATAGATGGCGGGAACCGATTCGACATATATAGTGATGGAAATGATCGTCCCTGCATGAGTGGAATCCTTAATAATTAGATAGGGAAATAATCGCTTTAATTGATTGAATAATAAAGTTTTTTAGAAAATGCTGATTACTTCGTGTTGCAATCAATTACGAAATCGCGACATAACAATCTGCTGGTAGGGACAGAAGGGACTCGCAGCTTTAGCTTCTGATTATTTCCTACTAAACGTGCCACTTTCTGTGGTATTCTCATCCTGTTGCCCCCACAGCAGTACGTTATGTGTCATAATCAACAAAGGAGTCATTATGTTCAAAGAACTAAAAGAAATAAATTCACGCCCTGCACCTTTTCAATTTTATACAGCAGATGAGCTGTGGACAAATGAGCATACATCAAAACAAATGCTTGAATACCACTTAAATGAATCAATTGATGCTTCATCTCGAAACAAGGGCTTTATTGAGCGCTCTGTGGAGTGGATTGTCTCTCATTTTGAAGTGGATAAAAGCACTGAAATTGCAGATTTTGGTTGTGGTCCAGGGCTATACACAACCAGGCTGGCAGAACGAGGTGCAATTGTTACCGGCATTGATTTCTCTGAAAATTCCCTAAAGTATGCAAAACAGTTAGCTGATAAAAAAGGATTAAATATAAATTATGTCCATGCAAACTATTTAGATTTTGAAACACCGGAGAGTTTCGACCTTATCATAATGATCATGTGTGATTTCTGTGTGTTAAGTCCAGAGCAAAGAAAAAAAATACTCTCAAAATTCAATTCATTATTGAAGCCGGACGGCTCTGTGCTGCTTGATGTGTATTCTTTAAATAGCTTTAACCAAAAAAGAGAATCAGCAACCTACGAACTGAATCAATTAAATGGCTTTTGGTCTCCGGGTGATTATTACTGTTTTGTTAACACATTCAAATACGAGAAAGAGAAAGTAATCCTTGATAAGTACACAATAATTGAAAAATCACGAAAACGTATAGTATACAACTGGCTACAGTATTACAGCAAAGACTCACTTAGAAATGAATTTGAAGAAAATGGTTTTAAGGTGGAAGGACTATACTCAGATGTTGCTGGTAAAACCTTCGCCTCTGAATCAGTAGAAATTGCTATTGTTGTAAAGAAATCATGAATAACCACCACATAACACATTATGTGGACAGCAATAAGCGGTACCCCTCGTTCCTCGTAGCTAGT
Protein-coding regions in this window:
- a CDS encoding class I SAM-dependent methyltransferase; this translates as MNLRYTLSFLRILKISGLYPLMKDWQASVRINFIFAAYESGLLKALSQPCDRKTLIEKLQIKRPELFDALLEVGLAAKELAVKNEKFYIKGKRSKAIADANGDMLAAIIQASVTYYSDAYKKVTSRMHGEELGDNLNEIGEIVARFSKMTEPIIKDFLASVVRGRNPMTVLDVGCGSGFLLRSVYEINSNANGIGLDIDEAVVDQAKNNINAWGLTDQFKIHHGNISSFSEKVGPFDLISLINILYYFNEEDRYDLMNNLCKKLSPNGILIVVMNFHSKGKDIGAANLNVVNNSLIGLTPLPDIDEIKSLLEQCGLSKTKIHQFMPGSSFLGLVAYNS
- a CDS encoding DUF3795 domain-containing protein, producing the protein MEYQEILSFLAPCGLSCSKCFAFTKGDISFHSKELQKLLGNFDIYAERFSAFLPEFKEYPSFKRLLAYFAAPDCIGCRQGTCKYPNCGVIDCYKDKGVDFCFQCDDFPCDKTNFDPHLEKRWLQMNNRMKEVGVEAYYEETKDIGRYL
- a CDS encoding class I SAM-dependent methyltransferase, yielding MFKELKEINSRPAPFQFYTADELWTNEHTSKQMLEYHLNESIDASSRNKGFIERSVEWIVSHFEVDKSTEIADFGCGPGLYTTRLAERGAIVTGIDFSENSLKYAKQLADKKGLNINYVHANYLDFETPESFDLIIMIMCDFCVLSPEQRKKILSKFNSLLKPDGSVLLDVYSLNSFNQKRESATYELNQLNGFWSPGDYYCFVNTFKYEKEKVILDKYTIIEKSRKRIVYNWLQYYSKDSLRNEFEENGFKVEGLYSDVAGKTFASESVEIAIVVKKS